In the Candidatus Saccharimonas aalborgensis genome, one interval contains:
- a CDS encoding adenylate kinase family protein yields MQQVSEADLTTIKAWLGAGSINIFGRQYAGKDTQCEKLAEIFGGVVLGGGDILRHGQTPQHVLDAINSGALSPTEEYKAIVTPYLSRDEFAGKPLFLSSVGRMQGEEEAILAATAQSGHEIKAVIFLDIDESTTWKRFHEAKIHGTREDRTDDDEEGLRKRLDLYEKFTIPVINRYRDLGLLIHIDGTPSIEQVDAAILRALFERATNS; encoded by the coding sequence ATGCAACAGGTTTCAGAAGCGGACCTCACCACCATCAAGGCGTGGCTCGGTGCAGGTTCTATTAATATATTTGGACGGCAATACGCCGGTAAAGATACGCAGTGTGAAAAACTTGCAGAGATTTTTGGCGGAGTGGTGCTAGGTGGAGGTGACATTCTCCGGCATGGCCAAACGCCACAGCACGTTCTCGATGCTATCAACTCAGGCGCGCTTTCTCCTACCGAGGAGTACAAAGCGATTGTCACACCATACCTTTCTCGGGATGAATTCGCCGGAAAACCACTCTTTCTGAGCAGCGTTGGACGCATGCAGGGCGAAGAGGAAGCTATTCTGGCTGCCACCGCACAAAGCGGACATGAGATTAAGGCAGTTATTTTCCTCGATATTGATGAGTCAACCACCTGGAAACGTTTTCATGAGGCAAAAATTCACGGTACACGCGAAGATCGCACTGATGATGATGAGGAGGGTCTCAGGAAACGACTTGACCTCTATGAGAAGTTTACTATTCCTGTCATCAATAGGTATCGCGACTTAGGTCTGCTGATTCATATCGATGGCACTCCTAGTATTGAGCAAGTCGATGCCGCCATCCTACGAGCACTCTTCGAGCGCGCCACAAACTCTTAG
- a CDS encoding CNNM domain-containing protein — MDTFIIVLEVLLLVGLSGIYSGLNIALMSLSRTDLGRKRRLGNVDAARVYPLRKNSHLSLSAILLANVAVVSTSALILEHHTGGLIAGIVSTLLIVIFGEVVPQAIFVKRALKFCSFLSPFLWFTIWLTYPVSKPLQMLLDKLVGHEQLHLHSRDELGLLIGEHADDGASELDDDEVEIIKSALLMSEKQIKDIMRPIKDVYWLRYDAILDADTVDDIKAHGYSRIPIFDRERTHCFGVLLMKDMVDVDFDENPLPVHAFRLHKTKMVGSRTALDTLLRHFFSVRSHLIPVEKDDHIIGIVTIEDLIEEIIGHEIADETDRMLERQ, encoded by the coding sequence ATGGACACGTTCATCATCGTTCTTGAGGTATTACTCCTTGTTGGTCTCTCGGGCATTTACTCGGGACTCAATATTGCGCTTATGTCGCTTTCGCGGACTGACTTGGGTCGAAAACGACGGCTCGGTAATGTCGACGCAGCGAGGGTATACCCGCTCAGGAAAAACAGCCATCTTTCCTTATCTGCTATTTTGCTTGCTAACGTTGCCGTTGTTTCTACGAGCGCTCTTATCCTCGAGCATCATACAGGGGGATTGATTGCCGGTATAGTCAGCACACTTCTCATCGTCATCTTTGGCGAGGTTGTGCCGCAAGCTATTTTCGTGAAACGCGCACTCAAGTTTTGTTCGTTTCTGTCACCCTTCTTGTGGTTTACGATTTGGCTTACGTACCCGGTCTCAAAACCTTTGCAGATGCTCTTGGACAAATTGGTGGGTCACGAACAACTTCACCTTCATTCGAGGGATGAGCTTGGGCTTCTGATCGGTGAGCACGCTGACGATGGGGCAAGTGAGCTCGACGACGATGAGGTAGAGATTATCAAGAGTGCCCTGCTCATGAGCGAGAAGCAAATTAAAGACATTATGAGACCAATCAAGGACGTGTATTGGCTTCGCTACGATGCAATCCTTGATGCTGATACTGTTGACGATATCAAAGCGCACGGCTATAGCCGTATCCCTATTTTTGATCGCGAGCGAACACATTGTTTTGGCGTACTCCTTATGAAAGACATGGTAGACGTTGATTTTGATGAGAATCCGCTACCGGTTCACGCGTTTCGTTTACACAAGACAAAAATGGTCGGTAGCCGAACAGCGCTCGATACGCTATTGCGGCACTTCTTTTCAGTGCGGTCACATCTGATACCAGTTGAAAAAGACGATCACATTATCGGTATCGTTACTATCGAAGACCTGATCGAGGAGATTATTGGTCATGAGATTGCCGATGAGACTGATCGCATGCTGGAGCGACAATAG
- a CDS encoding nucleotide exchange factor GrpE: MKKKQTDEIDHLLELTRDLQRTRADFENYRKRAEMEKQQMMERGEEKMVLKLLPIIDTIERAISHAPGELSENQWVQGVVGLAKQLSATLAELGVTRIDAAPGVQFNPHFHQAVQFDEAEGENEVIAAELQAGYMLADSVIRPAMVKVTRQ, translated from the coding sequence ATGAAAAAAAAGCAAACTGACGAGATAGATCATTTGCTTGAGTTAACGAGAGACTTGCAGCGTACCCGCGCTGATTTTGAAAATTATCGTAAACGCGCCGAAATGGAGAAGCAGCAGATGATGGAGCGAGGGGAAGAGAAAATGGTTCTCAAGCTCCTTCCCATTATTGACACGATTGAACGGGCAATTTCGCATGCACCAGGCGAGCTTTCTGAAAACCAGTGGGTTCAGGGAGTAGTTGGTCTGGCAAAGCAGCTCAGTGCAACTCTCGCGGAGCTGGGTGTTACCCGCATAGACGCTGCGCCCGGTGTGCAGTTCAACCCTCATTTTCATCAAGCAGTGCAGTTTGATGAAGCAGAGGGTGAGAACGAAGTTATCGCGGCTGAACTTCAGGCTGGGTATATGCTGGCAGATAGTGTCATCCGACCCGCCATGGTAAAAGTCACGCGTCAGTGA
- the dnaK gene encoding molecular chaperone DnaK, whose translation MGKIIGIDLGTTNSAFAYLVAGKPEVIANAEGNRTTPSVVAVNKSGERLVGQVAQRQRVTNAKNTIYGIKRLIGRKFSDKEVQKDIDIMPFEIVKHQSGVGVKMAGKEYTPEEVSAMILSKIKADAEAFLGEKVTEAVITVPAYFDDSQRQATKDAGKIAGLEVKRIINEPTAAALAYGLEKGKEEKIVVFDLGGGTFDVSILELGDGVFEVKSTNGDTHLGGEDFDNTIVNYFLDEFKKTDGIDLRKDNAAMQRLKDEAEKAKKELSTVTEYEVNIPFITADADGPKHFELKLSRAKLEELVASLLDRLDGPVEKALKDAKLSKGDINEVVMVGGMTRMPAVVERVKKLFGKDPMQGVNPDEVVAIGAAIQGGVLAGDVKDVLLLDVTPLSLGIETMGGVSTKLIERNTTVPTSKSEVFSTASDNQPQVEIHVLQGEREFAQDNKSLGRFILDGIAPAPRGMPQIEVTFNIDANGILNVTAKDKGTGKEQSITIQNSGNMSKEDIEKAQKEAELHADEDKKKRETIDAKNQLENAIYQAKKMPDEFKDKISDDDKKAIEEAVAEAEKHKEATDKDELEAATKALNDAIMPIGAKMYQQAAEDKNEDEATSSDSKKSNKEEPVEGEVVDEK comes from the coding sequence ATGGGAAAAATTATAGGGATTGATCTTGGAACAACTAACAGCGCGTTTGCTTACCTAGTAGCTGGCAAACCAGAGGTTATTGCGAACGCCGAAGGTAATCGTACGACACCAAGTGTTGTGGCAGTTAATAAATCTGGTGAGCGTCTTGTAGGGCAAGTCGCGCAACGTCAACGTGTAACGAATGCTAAGAATACAATCTACGGTATCAAGCGTCTGATTGGCCGCAAGTTCAGCGACAAGGAGGTACAAAAAGACATTGATATCATGCCGTTTGAGATTGTGAAGCATCAAAGTGGTGTTGGCGTGAAAATGGCAGGCAAGGAGTATACTCCTGAAGAAGTTTCGGCGATGATCCTTAGCAAGATTAAAGCAGACGCCGAGGCATTTTTGGGCGAGAAAGTCACCGAGGCTGTTATTACCGTTCCTGCTTATTTTGACGACTCACAGCGTCAGGCGACGAAAGACGCGGGCAAGATTGCCGGACTTGAGGTTAAGCGCATCATCAACGAGCCAACTGCAGCGGCACTCGCCTATGGTCTCGAAAAAGGTAAAGAAGAAAAGATTGTCGTCTTCGATCTCGGCGGCGGTACGTTCGATGTATCAATTCTCGAGCTCGGTGACGGTGTATTTGAAGTAAAGTCAACCAACGGTGATACTCACCTCGGGGGTGAAGATTTCGACAACACGATCGTCAATTACTTCCTCGACGAATTTAAAAAGACTGACGGCATTGATCTACGCAAAGATAACGCTGCAATGCAGCGTCTCAAGGATGAGGCTGAGAAGGCCAAGAAAGAGCTCTCGACTGTCACAGAGTACGAAGTCAATATCCCATTCATCACGGCAGATGCTGACGGTCCAAAGCACTTTGAGCTCAAGCTGAGCCGTGCTAAGCTCGAAGAGCTTGTGGCTTCACTGCTTGATCGGCTTGATGGGCCAGTTGAAAAAGCTCTCAAAGACGCCAAATTATCAAAGGGTGATATTAATGAAGTGGTGATGGTAGGTGGTATGACTCGCATGCCCGCTGTCGTGGAGAGGGTCAAAAAACTATTTGGTAAAGACCCAATGCAGGGTGTTAATCCTGATGAAGTGGTCGCTATTGGAGCTGCTATTCAGGGTGGAGTTCTTGCCGGAGATGTCAAGGACGTACTACTCCTCGACGTGACACCGCTTAGCCTCGGTATTGAAACCATGGGCGGGGTGTCAACAAAGTTGATCGAACGAAATACCACAGTTCCAACGAGTAAGAGCGAGGTATTCTCGACAGCCAGCGACAATCAGCCACAGGTAGAAATCCATGTGTTGCAGGGTGAGCGGGAGTTTGCTCAGGACAACAAGAGTCTCGGACGATTCATCCTCGATGGAATTGCACCTGCACCTCGCGGGATGCCACAGATTGAAGTTACCTTCAACATTGATGCCAACGGTATCCTTAATGTCACCGCAAAGGACAAGGGCACGGGTAAAGAGCAGTCCATCACCATTCAAAACTCCGGTAACATGAGCAAAGAAGATATCGAGAAGGCGCAAAAAGAGGCAGAATTGCACGCTGACGAAGATAAGAAAAAGCGTGAGACAATCGACGCAAAAAATCAGCTTGAAAACGCTATTTACCAAGCGAAGAAAATGCCCGATGAGTTCAAAGACAAGATTTCCGATGATGACAAAAAAGCCATCGAGGAAGCTGTCGCAGAGGCTGAAAAGCACAAGGAAGCAACCGATAAAGATGAACTAGAGGCTGCAACAAAAGCCTTGAACGATGCTATCATGCCGATCGGTGCCAAAATGTATCAGCAAGCTGCTGAGGATAAAAACGAGGACGAGGCTACATCTTCGGATAGTAAGAAGTCGAACAAGGAAGAGCCAGTCGAAGGCGAAGTTGTCGACGAAAAGTAG
- a CDS encoding FAD-binding oxidoreductase has translation MDLKGELSSIIEGDVDASDQAREFYSHDASLFELRPEVIVFPKHAGDIKSVVSFVAQYKADDLSLSVTARSRGTDMSGAAINDSIIIDTSKYMVNVYDVSAESARVEPGMMYKDFEVETLKYGSILPSYPASRELAGMGGIVNNNSGGEKSLQFGKTDRYVSEMKVVLGDGNEYTMRPLNRDELNAKMNQGDYEAHLYQRTFELLDQHYDEIQAAAPKVTKDATGYHLWNVWNRDTGIFDMTKLFVGAQGTLGIMTEATIKLVPKPTHAGTLVCYMRDIDNLGELIPAVLAHKPATFECFDDNTLWLSFKFIFAFIKRLGFITWVIMCLQLIPDGLALLRGVPKMILLIEFTGDSVDEVKQKIHTAKKDLSRFKFSYMEEDDTEAASRKFWLMRRESFNLLRSKVKEKHTAPFIDDLVVPPARLSEFLPQLRGIIKKYNLLATIAGHLGDGNFHVIPLMKIEDPAERAKFEPAMKEVNTLVISYGGSVSGEHNDGLVRGPWLEQMYTPTVLRYMREVKELFDPQNIFNPHKKTDATWEYSFKHIREHF, from the coding sequence ATGGACCTAAAGGGTGAGCTTTCGAGTATTATTGAGGGTGATGTTGATGCCAGCGATCAGGCCAGAGAGTTTTATAGTCATGATGCCAGCTTATTTGAGCTACGACCAGAAGTAATTGTTTTCCCAAAGCATGCGGGCGATATAAAATCAGTTGTTTCTTTTGTTGCCCAGTACAAAGCAGATGATCTCAGTTTGAGTGTCACTGCAAGGTCTCGCGGTACTGACATGTCGGGCGCCGCTATCAATGACTCTATTATCATCGATACCAGCAAATATATGGTAAACGTCTACGATGTTTCAGCCGAGTCGGCACGTGTTGAGCCGGGTATGATGTATAAAGATTTTGAAGTAGAGACGCTCAAATATGGAAGTATTTTGCCAAGTTACCCGGCTAGTCGCGAGTTGGCAGGCATGGGTGGAATAGTAAACAACAACTCAGGTGGCGAGAAGTCGCTTCAGTTTGGTAAGACCGATCGCTATGTATCAGAAATGAAAGTAGTGCTCGGTGACGGTAATGAGTACACGATGCGTCCCCTTAACCGAGATGAGCTAAACGCAAAAATGAATCAGGGTGACTACGAAGCGCACTTATATCAGAGGACGTTTGAGTTGCTTGATCAGCACTACGATGAGATACAGGCAGCAGCTCCAAAAGTGACAAAAGATGCCACGGGCTATCACCTCTGGAATGTATGGAATAGAGACACCGGCATATTTGATATGACAAAGCTGTTTGTGGGGGCGCAGGGAACGCTGGGCATTATGACTGAGGCGACCATTAAATTAGTGCCAAAGCCAACCCATGCCGGTACACTGGTTTGTTATATGCGAGATATTGACAATCTAGGTGAGCTTATTCCCGCCGTACTGGCTCACAAGCCTGCTACGTTTGAATGCTTCGACGACAACACGTTGTGGCTTAGTTTTAAGTTTATTTTTGCGTTTATCAAGCGACTTGGTTTCATCACCTGGGTAATTATGTGTTTGCAGCTTATCCCAGATGGACTCGCACTGCTACGCGGTGTGCCAAAGATGATACTACTCATCGAGTTTACTGGGGATAGTGTTGACGAAGTAAAACAAAAAATCCATACCGCAAAAAAAGATCTCTCACGCTTCAAGTTTAGCTATATGGAGGAGGATGATACCGAAGCAGCGAGTCGTAAGTTTTGGCTCATGCGTCGTGAGAGCTTTAACCTGCTTCGTAGCAAGGTAAAGGAAAAACATACAGCACCCTTCATTGATGATCTCGTCGTGCCGCCAGCTCGACTGAGTGAATTTCTGCCTCAGCTGCGCGGGATCATAAAGAAGTACAATCTCCTTGCAACCATTGCCGGACACTTAGGCGATGGTAATTTCCACGTAATTCCCCTCATGAAAATCGAAGATCCTGCGGAGCGAGCGAAGTTCGAGCCAGCGATGAAGGAAGTGAATACTCTCGTAATTAGTTACGGTGGGAGTGTAAGTGGTGAGCATAACGACGGTTTGGTACGTGGTCCATGGCTGGAGCAGATGTATACACCGACTGTACTTCGGTATATGCGAGAGGTCAAAGAGTTGTTTGATCCCCAAAACATATTCAATCCTCACAAGAAGACAGATGCTACGTGGGAATATAGTTTTAAACATATCCGTGAACATTTCTAA